The genomic segment GAGACAGCATCAGCAGAATTGGCACGTAATGCTATTTGCCCCTCACACTATATGGGAGTGGTTGAAATGTATCGCGCCACCGGTAATACCCGCTATCTTGAACTTTCGCAAAATCTGATCAATATTCGTGGCATGGTAGAGAATGGTACTGATGATAATCAAGACCGGATTCCTTTTCGTGAACAATACAATGCCATGGGGCATGCTGTACGTTCAAATTACCTTTATGCCGGCGTTGCGGATGTGTACGCCGAGACGGGCGAGGAACAATTGATGAAGAACCTGACAAGTATTTGGAGCGATATTGTAAATCGGAAAATGTATGTGACCGGTGCTTGTGGAGCGCTTTATGACGGGACCTCGCCCGATGGAACTTTCTATGAACCGGATAGTATTCAGAAAGTGCATCAAAGTTATGGTCGTCCTTATCAGTTACCTAACAGTACTGCACATAATGAAACTTGTGCGAATATCGGTAATATGCTCTTTAACTGGCGTATGCTTGAGATTACAGGCGATGCCAAATATGCAGAGATTGTTGAGACTGCCCTTTACAATAGTGTGTTGAGTGGTATAAGCCTTGATGGTTTGAAATATTTCTATACTAATCCTTTGCGCATTAGTGCCGATTTGCCTTATACTCTACGCTGGCCTAAAGTGCGTACAGAGTATATCAGCTGTTTCTGCTGTCCTCCTAATACGTTGCGTACGGTTTGTCAAGCTCAGAATTATGCCTATACTTTGGCGGATAAGGCCGTTTATTGTAATCTCTATGGTTCCAATACTCTTCAGACCGAATTGGAAGGATTGGGTAAGATAGCTCTTGCACAGCATACGGATTATCCTTGGGAGGGTAGTGTGCGGCTTGTTGTAGAGTCATTGCCTCGTGCATCCCGTAAGACAGCTTTTTCAATTTATTTCCGGATGCCGGAGTGGTGTGATAAAGCTACGCTTACGGTGAATGGTCAGGCTGTAGCGGGTAACTGGAAACGGAACGAATACGCCCATGTAAATCGTATATGGAAAGAAGGGGATATAGTGGAGTGGGTGATGGATATGTCGGTGAGACTGCTTGAAGCTCATCCGCTTGCTGAAGAGATTCGTAATCAGGTAGTAGTAAAACGTGGTCCTATTGTATACTGTTTGGAAAGTATGGATATTGATGGTGGAAAGCGTATTGATGATGTACAGATTCCTACAAACATCAAATTTACGCCGCGCAAGATGCAGATCGCGGGCAGTGACGTCATGGTGTTGGAAGGCATCGCTTCTTTGAACGAGGCGGAGTCGTGGGAAGGGATGCTTTATCGTGAAGTGAATCCTACTCAAAAACCGGTTCATATCCGTCTCATTCCTTATTATGCTTGGGGGAATCGCGGTAAGTCCGAAATGACAGTATGGATGCCGGTAAAGAGGTGATTTTAGCCGAACAGCTTGGAAGGTAATAATCTAAATATAAAAGATAATGAAGAAACTGATTTTCTCTATATTGCTTCTTGCTTCGACTTTATTGCAGGCTTCAGATATTTATGTGAAGCCGGGAGAAAGTATCGCAGATGCTATTCGGCAGGCGCGTGAGCTTCGTCGTTTGAACGACCCTTCCATTGAGGGAGGGATTACCATTCATGTGGCAGCCGGTAACTACCGGATTTATGAACCTCTATTTCTGCGTCCCGAGGATAGTGGTACACCCTCATCCCCCACAATTATCAAAGGGGAGGGAGAGGTTATAGTTAGCGGTGGGGTAACTGTCACCGGATGGAAGCGTCAGGGTAAATTGATGGTGGCAGATGTTCCTGATTTTTGTGGCAGGCCGTTAGATTTCAGGCAATTCTATGTAAACGGCAAGAAGGCGGTACGTGCACGTGATGTAGCTGATTTTGAAGACATGTACCGGATTATTCGTGTAGATAAGCAGAAGCGGGTACTATGGGTGCCGGCAGCAGCTGTGAGGAAAATTCAGAAAGCTCCCTATGCCGAGATGGTGCTGCATGAAATGTGGTGTGTAGCCAATCTGCGTATTAAAGATATAATGTTTGCCGGTGACAGTGCGGCTGTGAGCTTTCATGATCCAGAGAGCCGTATTCAGTTTGAGCATCCTTGGCCCTGCCCTATGGTGACAACGGACGGACATAATTCGGCCTTTTATCTTACCAACGCTCGCGAACTGCTGGATGTGCCCGGCGAGTGGTATCATGATATACGCGCAGGCAAGCTTTATTATTATCCTCGCCAGGGCGAACTGATAGAGGAAGCTGTCGTGCCCGCAGTGGAAACTTTGCTGCGTGTGGAAGGTACGTTGGATCGCCCGGTGCGGAATATTCGTATTGAAGGGCTTACTTTCAGTTACAGTACCTGGATGCGCCCTTCATTGAAGGGGCATGTCCCTTTGCAGGCTGGTATGTATTTGACGGATGCTTATAAACTTCGCCCGCAGATTGTACGTTCCAAGAATCATAAACTCGACAATCAGGGATGGTTGGGGCGGCCTGTTTCGGCGGTTGTAGTAAAAGCTGCTCAAAATATTGATTTCATAAAATGTGATTTTCGCCATTTAGGGTCTACCGGTATTGATTATGAGTGGGGTACAAAAGGTGGAAGTATAGAAAGATGTTGTTTTGAAGATATATCCGGAAACGGTATTCTCACAGGTAGCTTTAGTCCTGAAGCGCACGAAACGCATTTACCTTATGATCCGGCAGATGAACGTGAAGTGTGCCGCGCTTTGAATATAGTGAATAATTATATCACTGATGTGACTAATGAAGACTGGGGAACACATGGAATCTGTGCCGGATTTGTTCGTGATATTAATATTGCACATAATACGATCAGTGGGGTTTCTTATACAGCCATTAGTCTGGGATGGGGTTGGAACCGCACTGTGGGGTGTATGCGTAATAACACCGTACATGCCAATCTCATCCATCATTATGCGAAGCACATGTATG from the Bacteroides eggerthii genome contains:
- a CDS encoding glycoside hydrolase family 127 protein, coding for MRKTILFLFVVASVLNNLMAQRNGLVDMGQSKFAKMTNTQLGAVKWTGGFWGERFNVFSRHSLQGMWNTWKNPDVSHGFRNFEIAAGECEGTHWGPPFHDGDMYKWLEGVAAVYAVNHDPELDELMDYFIARVVKAQRADGYIHTPVIIDEKNKGIDTHAVANKQTVIGTKVGAENEKGAFANRLNFETYNLGHLMMAGIIHQRATGKNTLFDVAVKATDFLCHFYETASAELARNAICPSHYMGVVEMYRATGNTRYLELSQNLINIRGMVENGTDDNQDRIPFREQYNAMGHAVRSNYLYAGVADVYAETGEEQLMKNLTSIWSDIVNRKMYVTGACGALYDGTSPDGTFYEPDSIQKVHQSYGRPYQLPNSTAHNETCANIGNMLFNWRMLEITGDAKYAEIVETALYNSVLSGISLDGLKYFYTNPLRISADLPYTLRWPKVRTEYISCFCCPPNTLRTVCQAQNYAYTLADKAVYCNLYGSNTLQTELEGLGKIALAQHTDYPWEGSVRLVVESLPRASRKTAFSIYFRMPEWCDKATLTVNGQAVAGNWKRNEYAHVNRIWKEGDIVEWVMDMSVRLLEAHPLAEEIRNQVVVKRGPIVYCLESMDIDGGKRIDDVQIPTNIKFTPRKMQIAGSDVMVLEGIASLNEAESWEGMLYREVNPTQKPVHIRLIPYYAWGNRGKSEMTVWMPVKR
- a CDS encoding right-handed parallel beta-helix repeat-containing protein, translated to MKKLIFSILLLASTLLQASDIYVKPGESIADAIRQARELRRLNDPSIEGGITIHVAAGNYRIYEPLFLRPEDSGTPSSPTIIKGEGEVIVSGGVTVTGWKRQGKLMVADVPDFCGRPLDFRQFYVNGKKAVRARDVADFEDMYRIIRVDKQKRVLWVPAAAVRKIQKAPYAEMVLHEMWCVANLRIKDIMFAGDSAAVSFHDPESRIQFEHPWPCPMVTTDGHNSAFYLTNARELLDVPGEWYHDIRAGKLYYYPRQGELIEEAVVPAVETLLRVEGTLDRPVRNIRIEGLTFSYSTWMRPSLKGHVPLQAGMYLTDAYKLRPQIVRSKNHKLDNQGWLGRPVSAVVVKAAQNIDFIKCDFRHLGSTGIDYEWGTKGGSIERCCFEDISGNGILTGSFSPEAHETHLPYDPADEREVCRALNIVNNYITDVTNEDWGTHGICAGFVRDINIAHNTISGVSYTAISLGWGWNRTVGCMRNNTVHANLIHHYAKHMYDVAGIYTLGSQPHSFITENCVHSIYKPGYVHDPNHWFYLYTDEGSSFITVRDNWTEADKFLKNANGPGNVWENNGPTVNDSIKVKAGVASID